A genomic window from Silene latifolia isolate original U9 population chromosome Y, ASM4854445v1, whole genome shotgun sequence includes:
- the LOC141627213 gene encoding uncharacterized protein LOC141627213 isoform X1 yields the protein MSDFVFHFSQIMNDFGLSEMEMNMSFTDLLNRPQMNKNFEEDIGLVSLNVEDETAVSHELPVNEIDYDENGSDVDDDEIIDARTKHKKNENSVQETHLHPQHPQRRQRATQARQVAYYSDFEGEQTLRGITAMQGADTFIQSQTSSVSNDIPSFVDSRGRKCISSSTLQSWARK from the exons ATGAGTGACTTCGTTTTTCACTTTTCTCAGATTATGAATGACTTTGGTTTGAGTGAGATGGAAATGAACATGTCTTTTACTGACTTGCTAAATAGGCCTCAAATGAACAAGAATTTTGAGGAAGATATTGGTTTAGTTAGTTTAAATGTTGAGGATGAAACTGCTGTGTCACATGAGTTACCTGTAAATGAGATTGATTATGATGAGAACGGTAGTGACGTAGATGACGATGAGATAATTGATGCTAGAACTAAACACAAGAAGAATGAAAATTCTGTTCAAGAGACACATTTGCATCCGCAACATCCGCAAAGACGTCAAAGAGCTACTCAG GCTAGACAAGTAGCATACTATTCCGACTTTGAAGGTGAACAAACATTACGCGGCATCACCGCAATGCAAGGCGCTGACACATTTATTCAGTCTCAAACTAGCTCTGTATCCAATGACATTCCATCTTTTGTTGATTCAAGGGGAAGAAAATGTATTTCAAGCAGCACTTTGCAG AGTTGGGCTCGAAAATGA
- the LOC141627213 gene encoding uncharacterized protein LOC141627213 isoform X2 gives MNDFGLSEMEMNMSFTDLLNRPQMNKNFEEDIGLVSLNVEDETAVSHELPVNEIDYDENGSDVDDDEIIDARTKHKKNENSVQETHLHPQHPQRRQRATQARQVAYYSDFEGEQTLRGITAMQGADTFIQSQTSSVSNDIPSFVDSRGRKCISSSTLQSWARK, from the exons ATGAATGACTTTGGTTTGAGTGAGATGGAAATGAACATGTCTTTTACTGACTTGCTAAATAGGCCTCAAATGAACAAGAATTTTGAGGAAGATATTGGTTTAGTTAGTTTAAATGTTGAGGATGAAACTGCTGTGTCACATGAGTTACCTGTAAATGAGATTGATTATGATGAGAACGGTAGTGACGTAGATGACGATGAGATAATTGATGCTAGAACTAAACACAAGAAGAATGAAAATTCTGTTCAAGAGACACATTTGCATCCGCAACATCCGCAAAGACGTCAAAGAGCTACTCAG GCTAGACAAGTAGCATACTATTCCGACTTTGAAGGTGAACAAACATTACGCGGCATCACCGCAATGCAAGGCGCTGACACATTTATTCAGTCTCAAACTAGCTCTGTATCCAATGACATTCCATCTTTTGTTGATTCAAGGGGAAGAAAATGTATTTCAAGCAGCACTTTGCAG AGTTGGGCTCGAAAATGA